In Kitasatospora sp. NBC_00240, the following are encoded in one genomic region:
- a CDS encoding NAD(P)/FAD-dependent oxidoreductase: MERPRILIVGGGFAGLECARRLERKLTPAEAEISLVTPFSYQLYLPLLPHVAAGVLTPQSVAVSLRRTLRRTHIVPGGAIGVDPRSKVCVVRKITDEVVAERYDYLVLAPGSVTRTFDIPGLTDYARGMKTLAEATYVRDHVIAQLDLASASLDQRERESRLQFVVVGGGYAGTETAACLQRLTTAAARRYPRLDARQIKWHLIDIAPKLMPELGDALGETALRVLRARGIEVSLGVSVAEVGAESVKFTDGRVLPSRTLIWTAGVAASPLIATLDAETVRGRVAVTAEMRVPQFEGVFALGDAAAVPDLAKGDGAVCPPTAQHSARQGKAVADNLIASLRGRPLEPYYHKDLGLVVDLGGKDAVSKPVGIELEGVPAQLVARGYHLMAMRTNAAKFRVGANWLLNATAGDDFVRTGFLARQPARLRDFEYTDAYLTKDQVRAHAQALLAKG, encoded by the coding sequence ATGGAACGACCTCGGATCCTGATCGTTGGTGGCGGCTTCGCCGGACTGGAATGCGCGCGCCGCCTGGAACGCAAGCTCACGCCCGCGGAGGCGGAGATCTCCCTGGTCACGCCGTTCAGTTACCAGCTGTACCTGCCGCTGCTGCCGCACGTCGCGGCCGGCGTGCTCACCCCTCAGTCGGTGGCCGTCTCGTTGCGGCGGACGCTGCGGCGCACCCACATCGTCCCGGGCGGGGCGATCGGGGTCGACCCGCGCTCGAAGGTCTGCGTGGTCCGGAAGATCACCGACGAGGTGGTCGCCGAGCGCTACGACTACCTGGTGCTCGCCCCCGGCAGCGTGACCCGGACCTTCGACATCCCCGGTCTGACCGACTACGCGCGCGGCATGAAGACGCTCGCGGAGGCGACCTACGTCCGGGACCACGTCATCGCGCAGCTCGACCTCGCCTCGGCCAGCCTGGACCAGCGTGAGCGGGAGTCCCGGCTGCAGTTCGTGGTGGTCGGCGGCGGCTACGCCGGCACCGAGACGGCGGCCTGCCTGCAACGGCTGACCACCGCCGCCGCCCGGCGCTACCCGCGGCTGGACGCCCGGCAGATCAAGTGGCACCTGATCGACATCGCCCCGAAGCTGATGCCCGAACTCGGCGACGCGCTGGGCGAGACCGCGCTCCGGGTGCTGCGCGCCCGCGGCATCGAGGTGTCGCTCGGCGTGTCGGTGGCCGAGGTGGGCGCCGAGAGCGTCAAGTTCACCGACGGCCGGGTGCTCCCCAGCCGGACGCTGATCTGGACGGCCGGGGTCGCGGCCAGCCCGCTGATCGCGACCCTGGACGCCGAGACGGTGCGCGGCCGGGTGGCGGTCACGGCGGAGATGCGGGTGCCGCAGTTCGAGGGTGTCTTCGCGCTCGGCGACGCGGCCGCCGTCCCGGACCTCGCCAAGGGCGACGGCGCGGTCTGCCCGCCGACCGCCCAGCACTCCGCCCGGCAGGGCAAGGCGGTCGCCGACAATCTGATCGCCTCGCTCCGCGGCCGGCCCCTGGAGCCCTACTACCACAAGGACTTGGGCCTGGTGGTGGACCTCGGCGGCAAGGACGCGGTCTCCAAGCCGGTCGGCATCGAGCTGGAGGGTGTCCCGGCCCAGCTGGTGGCGCGCGGCTACCACCTGATGGCGATGCGGACCAACGCGGCGAAGTTCCGGGTCGGCGCGAACTGGCTGCTCAACGCGACCGCCGGCGACGACTTCGTCCGCACCGGCTTCCTCGCCCGCCAGCCCGCCCGGCTGCGCGACTTCGAGTACACCGACGCCTATCTGACGAAGGATCAGGTAAGGGCGCACGCCCAGGCGCTGCTCGCCAAGGGCTGA
- a CDS encoding HipA family kinase, protein MLTEVTAVRYVTPLREGGSMPGLVEADDHRLYALKWVGAAQGRKALVAEVLAGELGRRLGLPVPELVTVDLDPVLARSEPDQQVQDQMRASGGTNLGMAFVSGAFNFDPLCFEVEPELAGQVLWFDALIGNVDRSWRNPNLLVATGGLRLIDHGASLIFHHHWPGAAGWIRRPYDAGDHALLRARPDVAAADKLLAPLAQEGLAGAVAQIPEVWLTDEPGFDSPEAVREAYLAQLTARLAGPRDWLPEVSG, encoded by the coding sequence GTGCTCACCGAGGTGACGGCGGTCCGTTATGTGACGCCACTACGTGAAGGCGGCTCGATGCCGGGCCTGGTCGAGGCCGACGACCACCGGCTCTACGCGCTCAAATGGGTCGGGGCCGCGCAGGGCCGGAAGGCGCTGGTCGCCGAGGTGCTGGCGGGTGAACTGGGCCGGCGGCTCGGGCTGCCGGTGCCCGAGCTGGTCACCGTCGACCTCGACCCGGTGCTCGCCCGGAGCGAACCGGACCAGCAGGTGCAGGACCAGATGCGGGCCAGCGGCGGCACCAACCTCGGGATGGCCTTCGTCAGCGGGGCGTTCAACTTCGACCCGCTCTGCTTCGAGGTCGAGCCGGAGCTGGCCGGGCAGGTGCTCTGGTTCGACGCGCTGATCGGCAACGTCGACCGGTCCTGGCGCAACCCCAACCTGCTGGTCGCCACCGGCGGCCTGCGGCTGATCGACCACGGCGCCAGCCTGATCTTCCACCACCACTGGCCGGGCGCGGCCGGCTGGATCCGGCGCCCCTACGACGCCGGTGACCACGCCCTGCTGCGGGCCAGGCCGGACGTCGCGGCGGCCGACAAGCTGCTGGCACCGCTCGCCCAGGAGGGGCTGGCCGGCGCGGTGGCGCAGATCCCCGAGGTCTGGCTCACCGACGAACCCGGCTTCGACTCGCCGGAGGCGGTGCGCGAGGCCTACCTCGCCCAGCTCACGGCCCGGCTGGCCGGCCCCCGCGACTGGCTCCCGGAGGTGTCCGGGTGA
- a CDS encoding DUF3037 domain-containing protein, giving the protein MSNPDGTLHDYEYALVRAIPRVERGECVNIGVLLYCRQSAHLGARTHLDQARLLALDPVADVAAVRRALHGIEAVCAGGPEAGPAAADDPGRRFRWLTAPRSAVVQPGPVHTGLTADPEVELRRLFDQLVL; this is encoded by the coding sequence GTGAGCAACCCCGACGGGACGCTGCACGACTACGAGTACGCGCTGGTCCGGGCGATCCCCCGGGTCGAGCGCGGCGAGTGCGTCAACATCGGCGTGCTGCTCTACTGCCGGCAGAGCGCCCACCTCGGCGCCCGCACCCACCTGGACCAGGCCCGGCTGCTGGCGCTCGACCCGGTGGCCGACGTGGCCGCGGTGCGGCGGGCGCTGCACGGCATCGAGGCGGTCTGCGCGGGCGGCCCCGAGGCGGGACCGGCGGCGGCCGACGACCCCGGCCGGCGGTTCCGCTGGCTGACCGCCCCGCGCAGCGCCGTCGTCCAGCCCGGACCGGTGCACACCGGCCTGACCGCCGATCCGGAGGTCGAGCTGCGCCGGCTCTTCGACCAGCTGGTGCTCTGA
- a CDS encoding MarR family transcriptional regulator has product MGSTPTATAAPTTAELMEALAAVGAAYFQDFAGAAARHGLSSSQAKALGAVHEPVPMRALAGRLGCDASNVTGIVDRLETLGLAHREAAAGDRRVKIVVITEQGREILALIRAEMARTHQAFDAMTEEQRVALYSICHQVLPVLTGRPAA; this is encoded by the coding sequence ATGGGTTCGACACCGACGGCGACCGCCGCACCGACCACCGCCGAGCTGATGGAGGCGCTGGCCGCCGTCGGCGCCGCGTACTTCCAGGACTTCGCGGGCGCGGCGGCCCGGCACGGGCTCTCGTCCTCGCAGGCCAAGGCGCTGGGCGCGGTGCACGAGCCGGTGCCGATGCGGGCGCTGGCGGGGCGGCTCGGCTGTGACGCCTCCAACGTGACCGGCATCGTGGACCGGCTGGAGACCCTCGGGCTGGCCCACCGGGAGGCGGCGGCGGGCGACCGGCGGGTGAAGATCGTGGTGATCACCGAGCAGGGCCGGGAGATCCTGGCCCTGATCCGGGCCGAGATGGCCCGGACCCACCAGGCCTTCGACGCCATGACCGAGGAGCAGCGGGTGGCGCTGTACTCGATCTGCCACCAGGTGCTGCCCGTGCTCACCGGCCGACCGGCGGCCTGA
- the purB gene encoding adenylosuccinate lyase, producing MRSVSAKPQIPNVLASRYASATLAQLWSPEHKVVLERHLWLAVLKAQQDLGVEVPATAVADYERVLDQVDLDSIAARERVTRHDVKARIEEFSDLAGHEQIHKGMTSRDLTENVEQLQIRQSLQHVRDRTVAVLVRLGRLAAQHSELVMAGRSHNVAAQATTLGKRFATVADELLVAFNRLEELIARYPLRGIKGPVGTAQDMLDLLGGDTGKLAELEQRVAGHLGFDNVLTSVGQVYPRSLDFEVLSALVQLSAAPSSLAKTIRLMAGHELVTEGFKEGQVGSSAMPHKMNTRSCERVNGLAVILRGYASMTAELGGDQWNEGDVSCSVVRRVALPDAFFAFDGLLETFLTVLDEFGAFPAVIEAELDRYLPFLATTKVLMGAVRAGVGRETGHEVIKEHAVASALAMRAGARENELLDRLAADERMPLDRAALDALLADRISFTGAAGAQVAEVVRRIEAVAAAHPEAAKYAPGDIL from the coding sequence TTGCGAAGCGTGAGCGCGAAGCCCCAGATCCCCAATGTCCTGGCCTCCCGGTACGCCTCGGCGACCCTGGCCCAGCTGTGGTCCCCCGAGCACAAGGTGGTCCTCGAGCGCCACCTGTGGCTCGCCGTCCTGAAGGCCCAGCAGGACCTCGGTGTCGAGGTGCCCGCCACCGCCGTCGCCGACTACGAGCGCGTCCTCGACCAGGTCGACCTCGACTCCATCGCCGCGCGTGAGCGCGTCACCCGACACGACGTCAAGGCCCGCATCGAGGAGTTCAGCGACCTCGCCGGCCACGAGCAGATCCACAAGGGCATGACCTCTCGGGACCTCACCGAGAACGTCGAGCAGCTCCAGATCCGCCAGTCCCTGCAGCACGTCCGCGACCGTACGGTGGCGGTGCTGGTGCGCCTGGGCCGGCTCGCCGCGCAGCACTCCGAGCTGGTCATGGCCGGCCGCTCGCACAACGTGGCCGCGCAGGCGACCACCCTCGGCAAGCGGTTCGCCACGGTGGCCGACGAGCTGCTGGTGGCGTTCAACCGACTGGAGGAGCTGATCGCCCGGTACCCGCTGCGCGGGATCAAGGGCCCGGTCGGCACCGCCCAGGACATGCTGGACCTGCTCGGTGGCGACACCGGGAAGCTGGCCGAGCTGGAGCAGCGGGTGGCGGGCCACCTCGGCTTCGACAACGTGCTGACCAGCGTCGGCCAGGTCTACCCGCGCTCGCTGGACTTCGAGGTGCTCTCCGCACTGGTCCAGTTGTCCGCCGCGCCGTCCAGCCTGGCCAAGACCATCCGCCTGATGGCCGGCCACGAGCTGGTCACCGAGGGCTTCAAGGAGGGCCAGGTCGGCTCCTCCGCGATGCCGCACAAGATGAACACCCGCTCCTGCGAGCGCGTCAACGGCCTGGCCGTCATCCTGCGCGGGTACGCCTCGATGACCGCCGAGCTCGGCGGCGACCAGTGGAACGAGGGCGACGTCTCCTGCTCGGTGGTGCGCCGGGTCGCGCTGCCGGACGCCTTCTTCGCCTTCGACGGCCTGCTGGAGACCTTCCTGACCGTGCTCGACGAGTTCGGCGCGTTCCCCGCCGTGATCGAGGCCGAGCTGGACCGCTACCTGCCGTTCCTCGCCACCACCAAGGTGCTGATGGGCGCGGTGCGCGCGGGCGTCGGCCGGGAGACCGGGCACGAGGTCATCAAGGAGCACGCCGTCGCGTCCGCCCTGGCGATGCGGGCCGGCGCCCGGGAGAACGAGCTGCTGGACCGGCTGGCCGCCGACGAGCGGATGCCGCTCGACCGCGCCGCGCTGGACGCGCTGCTCGCCGACCGGATCTCCTTCACCGGTGCGGCCGGGGCGCAGGTCGCCGAGGTCGTCCGCCGGATCGAGGCGGTCGCGGCCGCCCACCCGGAGGCCGCCAAGTACGCGCCCGGTGACATTCTCTGA
- a CDS encoding MFS transporter gives METDDAGTLRIGTPQGRWVVLATVLGSSMAMLDGTVVNVALPRIGEDLGASLAALQWTLNAYLLTLAGLILLGGALGDRYGRRRVFLIGVCWFAAASALCAAAPNVGVLIAARALQGIGGALLTPGSLAMLQATFRPDDRSAAVGLWSGLGGVAAAVGPFLGGWLVDGPGWRWIFLLNVPLAAVVLAVSLRHVPESRDEKATGSFDIAGAVLAALALGGATYALTAAGEGLSPAVWLSGAAGLLLGAVFIAVERRTPAPMLPLELFSSRLFTAVNLVTLCVYAAFSGVFFLLVVQLQTVSGFTPLTSGLALLPITVLMLALSARAGRLGKRIGPRLPLFLGPMICAAGVLLMLRIGPGASYWTDVLPATTVMGCGMVLLVAPLTATVLAAVEVRRAGIASGVNNAAARAAGLLAVAALPALSGLSGDAYQVPASVDSAFRTSMLICAGLLVTGGLLALATVRGNVLAPEDHPVAEPDCAWTCGTCGPPIDPGHESPGTPRGPAAESATGP, from the coding sequence GTGGAAACCGACGACGCCGGCACGCTCAGGATCGGTACCCCGCAGGGCCGGTGGGTGGTGCTGGCCACGGTGCTCGGATCCAGCATGGCGATGCTCGACGGCACCGTCGTCAACGTCGCCCTGCCGCGGATCGGCGAGGACCTCGGCGCCTCGTTGGCCGCCCTGCAATGGACTCTGAACGCCTATCTGCTGACCCTGGCCGGGCTGATCCTGCTCGGCGGGGCGCTCGGCGACCGGTACGGCCGGCGCCGGGTCTTCCTGATCGGCGTCTGCTGGTTCGCCGCCGCCTCCGCCCTCTGCGCGGCCGCCCCGAACGTCGGGGTGCTGATCGCGGCCCGCGCCCTGCAGGGCATCGGCGGCGCGCTGCTCACCCCGGGGTCGCTGGCGATGCTGCAGGCGACCTTCCGCCCTGACGACCGCTCGGCCGCGGTCGGCCTCTGGTCCGGCCTGGGCGGGGTCGCGGCGGCGGTCGGCCCGTTCCTGGGCGGCTGGCTGGTGGACGGCCCGGGCTGGCGGTGGATCTTCCTGCTGAACGTGCCGCTGGCAGCCGTGGTCCTGGCCGTCTCACTGCGCCACGTACCGGAGAGCCGGGACGAGAAGGCCACCGGCAGCTTCGACATCGCGGGCGCGGTGCTGGCCGCGCTCGCCCTCGGCGGGGCGACCTACGCGCTGACGGCCGCCGGTGAGGGGCTCTCCCCCGCGGTCTGGCTCTCCGGCGCGGCCGGACTGCTGCTCGGCGCGGTGTTCATCGCCGTCGAGCGGCGCACCCCGGCCCCGATGCTGCCGCTGGAGCTGTTCTCCTCACGCCTGTTCACCGCGGTGAACCTGGTCACCCTCTGCGTGTACGCCGCCTTCAGCGGGGTGTTCTTCCTGCTGGTGGTGCAGCTCCAGACGGTGTCCGGCTTCACCCCGCTCACCTCCGGGCTCGCCCTGCTGCCGATCACCGTGCTGATGCTGGCGCTGTCCGCCCGGGCCGGGCGGCTCGGCAAGCGGATCGGCCCCAGGCTGCCGCTGTTCCTCGGGCCGATGATCTGCGCGGCGGGCGTGCTGCTGATGCTGCGGATCGGGCCCGGCGCCTCCTACTGGACGGACGTGCTGCCCGCCACCACGGTGATGGGCTGCGGGATGGTCCTGCTGGTGGCGCCGCTCACCGCGACGGTGCTGGCGGCGGTGGAGGTGCGCCGGGCCGGGATCGCCAGCGGCGTCAACAACGCGGCCGCCCGGGCGGCCGGCCTGCTCGCGGTCGCGGCGCTGCCCGCGCTGTCCGGGCTGAGCGGCGACGCCTACCAGGTGCCGGCCTCGGTGGACTCCGCCTTCCGGACCTCGATGCTGATCTGCGCCGGCCTCCTGGTGACCGGCGGCCTGCTGGCCCTGGCCACCGTCCGCGGCAATGTGCTGGCCCCCGAGGACCACCCGGTCGCCGAGCCCGACTGCGCCTGGACCTGCGGCACCTGCGGGCCGCCGATCGACCCCGGGCACGAAAGCCCCGGAACGCCTCGGGGCCCCGCCGCGGAAAGCGCGACAGGGCCCTGA
- a CDS encoding M23 family metallopeptidase — MPAQAKHRRNRLPRLARIGIATGVTGAVLALPLVTAVSASAHEVPAAKSQSTTWTGATSADAVAVKAAAVEAAPAAAPAAAVDETYKVVGGDTLSKIAAAKNVDGGWHALYETNRSVVGANPNLIYPGQQLVVGKAAAQAPAAAPAPKAAPAPKTSSDSAPAKKATPAPKATQAPKAAEAPKATQAPKPVEAPKPAATTAPKPATTPAPAAAASTSGFTAPLANIKLGTAYGVAGSMWSSGHHTGADFVAATGTPLKAVAAGTVVKAGPGGAYGNEVEIKLADGKYAQYAHLSSIGVKVGQTVTVGQQIGLSGATGNVTGPHLHFEIRTGSEYGSDIDPIAYLRAHGVSI; from the coding sequence ATGCCCGCACAGGCAAAGCACCGTCGTAACCGTCTGCCCCGTCTCGCCCGGATCGGCATCGCCACCGGTGTGACCGGCGCGGTTCTCGCCCTTCCCCTGGTGACCGCCGTCAGCGCCTCGGCCCACGAGGTCCCGGCCGCCAAGTCGCAGTCCACCACCTGGACCGGTGCCACCAGCGCCGACGCCGTGGCCGTCAAGGCCGCCGCCGTCGAGGCTGCCCCCGCCGCGGCCCCGGCCGCCGCCGTCGACGAGACCTACAAGGTGGTCGGCGGTGACACCCTGTCGAAGATCGCCGCCGCGAAGAACGTCGACGGTGGGTGGCACGCTCTGTACGAGACCAACCGCTCCGTCGTCGGTGCCAACCCGAACCTGATCTACCCGGGCCAGCAGCTCGTGGTCGGCAAGGCCGCCGCCCAGGCGCCCGCCGCCGCCCCGGCCCCGAAGGCCGCCCCGGCCCCGAAGACCTCCTCCGACTCCGCGCCGGCCAAGAAGGCCACCCCGGCCCCGAAGGCCACTCAGGCGCCCAAGGCCGCCGAGGCCCCGAAGGCCACTCAGGCCCCCAAGCCGGTCGAGGCCCCCAAGCCCGCCGCCACCACCGCGCCGAAGCCGGCCACCACCCCGGCCCCGGCCGCGGCCGCCAGCACCTCCGGCTTCACCGCCCCGCTCGCCAACATCAAGCTCGGCACCGCCTACGGCGTGGCCGGCTCCATGTGGTCCAGCGGCCACCACACCGGTGCCGACTTCGTCGCCGCCACCGGCACCCCGCTGAAGGCCGTCGCGGCCGGCACCGTCGTCAAGGCGGGCCCGGGCGGCGCCTACGGCAACGAGGTCGAGATCAAGCTGGCGGACGGCAAGTACGCCCAGTACGCCCACCTCTCCTCGATCGGCGTCAAGGTCGGCCAGACCGTGACCGTCGGCCAGCAGATCGGTCTCTCCGGCGCGACCGGCAACGTGACCGGCCCGCACCTGCACTTCGAGATCCGCACCGGCTCGGAGTACGGCTCGGACATCGACCCGATCGCCTACCTCCGTGCGCACGGCGTCAGCATCTGA
- a CDS encoding MDR family MFS transporter has protein sequence MSDTTVTEAAPAPSPPPALSRRQTNVIFLTIVLGMLMAALDQTIVSTALPTIVADLGGGGHMAWVVTAYLLAETVATVLVGKFGDLFGRKIVFQVSAVIFIAGSVISGAANGMAVLIIGRAVQGVGGGGLMVTAMALIADVIPLRERGKYQGALGAVFGVTTVVGPTLGGLFTDHASWRWCFYVNIPIAAVMIVMAARTIPSVRAAVRPVIDYLGIVLIALGASGLVLGLEWGGNEYAWSSPVIIGLFTVSVLLLVAFVLVELRAPEPMLPMHLFRNSVFTVCSVLSFIVGFAMLGAMTYLPTYLQFVDGVSATGSGVRTLPMVVGLLGMSVLSGVVVSRTGRYRIFPILGTAVMALGLYLMSTMGPSTGVWLESLYMFVLGLGIGLAMQVLTIAVQNTVPYHELGTATSGVTFFRTLGSSFGTAVFGTLFTNQLGPNLEEAFAQSPGVPPAAVQSPQALRALPADVAQPFVQAYADTINYVFQWVVPVALVGFVVAWFLKEVPLRDSARAGASDMGEAFGAPDSGDADRQLERALANLLRKAKGRPEIGRQLLADSGSTVGPDQAWMLGQIYWRTKLQGGATLPAIAAAHHMPEEVVRPAAERTVHAGLAGSEHGVLALTPQGEREVERLAEAWRHWIDRHLDDWDVTDPTDRARLDRAVEAIATRLYEDDQVHRESVPA, from the coding sequence ATGTCCGACACCACCGTGACCGAGGCCGCGCCGGCGCCGTCCCCGCCACCCGCGCTGAGCCGGCGCCAGACCAACGTCATCTTCCTGACCATCGTGCTCGGCATGCTGATGGCCGCACTCGACCAGACCATCGTCTCCACCGCCCTGCCCACCATCGTGGCGGACCTGGGCGGCGGCGGACACATGGCCTGGGTGGTGACGGCCTACCTGCTGGCCGAGACCGTCGCCACCGTGCTGGTCGGCAAGTTCGGCGACCTGTTCGGCCGCAAGATCGTCTTCCAGGTGAGCGCGGTGATCTTCATCGCCGGCTCGGTGATCTCCGGTGCGGCCAACGGCATGGCCGTGCTGATCATCGGCCGGGCCGTGCAGGGCGTGGGCGGCGGCGGGCTGATGGTCACCGCGATGGCCCTGATCGCGGACGTCATCCCGCTGCGCGAACGCGGCAAGTACCAGGGCGCGCTGGGCGCCGTCTTCGGAGTCACCACGGTGGTCGGCCCGACCCTGGGCGGGCTGTTCACCGACCACGCCTCCTGGCGCTGGTGCTTCTACGTCAACATCCCGATCGCCGCGGTGATGATCGTGATGGCCGCCCGGACGATCCCCTCGGTCCGGGCCGCCGTCCGACCGGTCATCGACTACCTCGGCATCGTGCTGATCGCGCTGGGCGCCAGCGGCCTGGTGCTCGGACTGGAGTGGGGCGGCAACGAGTACGCCTGGAGCTCGCCCGTGATCATCGGGCTGTTCACCGTCTCGGTGCTGCTGCTGGTCGCCTTCGTCCTGGTGGAGCTGCGCGCCCCGGAGCCGATGCTGCCGATGCACCTCTTCCGCAACTCGGTCTTCACGGTCTGCTCGGTGCTCAGCTTCATCGTCGGCTTCGCGATGCTCGGCGCGATGACCTACCTGCCGACGTACCTGCAGTTCGTCGACGGCGTCTCGGCCACCGGCTCGGGGGTGCGCACGCTGCCGATGGTGGTGGGCCTGCTCGGCATGTCGGTGCTCTCCGGTGTGGTGGTCAGCCGCACCGGCCGCTACCGGATCTTCCCGATCCTCGGCACCGCCGTGATGGCGCTGGGCCTGTACCTGATGTCGACGATGGGCCCCTCCACCGGTGTCTGGCTGGAGTCCCTGTACATGTTCGTCCTCGGGCTCGGCATCGGCCTGGCCATGCAGGTGCTGACCATCGCCGTCCAGAACACCGTCCCGTACCACGAGCTGGGCACCGCGACCTCGGGCGTCACCTTCTTCCGGACGCTCGGCAGCTCCTTCGGCACGGCGGTGTTCGGCACCCTCTTCACCAACCAGCTGGGCCCCAACCTGGAGGAGGCCTTCGCGCAGTCCCCCGGTGTGCCGCCGGCCGCGGTGCAGAGCCCGCAGGCCCTGCGGGCCCTGCCGGCCGACGTGGCCCAGCCGTTCGTCCAGGCCTACGCCGACACCATCAACTACGTCTTCCAGTGGGTGGTGCCGGTCGCCCTGGTGGGATTCGTGGTGGCCTGGTTCCTGAAGGAGGTGCCGCTGCGCGACAGTGCCCGGGCCGGCGCCTCCGACATGGGCGAGGCCTTCGGGGCGCCGGACAGCGGGGACGCCGACCGGCAGCTGGAGCGCGCGCTGGCCAACCTGCTGCGCAAGGCCAAGGGCCGCCCGGAGATCGGGCGGCAGCTGCTGGCCGACTCCGGCAGCACGGTCGGCCCGGACCAGGCCTGGATGCTCGGTCAGATCTACTGGCGCACCAAGCTCCAGGGCGGTGCGACGCTCCCGGCCATCGCCGCCGCGCACCACATGCCGGAGGAGGTCGTCCGGCCCGCCGCCGAGCGGACCGTGCACGCGGGCCTCGCCGGGAGCGAGCACGGTGTGCTGGCGCTCACCCCTCAGGGCGAGCGCGAGGTCGAGCGCCTGGCCGAGGCCTGGCGGCACTGGATCGACCGGCACCTGGACGACTGGGACGTCACCGATCCCACGGACCGGGCCCGGCTCGACCGCGCGGTCGAGGCCATCGCGACCCGGTTGTACGAGGACGACCAGGTGCACCGGGAGAGCGTGCCGGCCTGA
- a CDS encoding RidA family protein has product MSEHPAMSDKVEIRTDGAPAPAWMFSQGVRKGPILQVSGQGPQDPATAEYLYPGDVKAQTRRTLENVKAIVEAGGATVEDVVMFRVYLTKRSDFALMNEVYAEFIDENVKPGGVKPCRTTIFCELPQEPMLVEIDAQAVIG; this is encoded by the coding sequence ATGAGCGAGCACCCCGCCATGAGCGACAAGGTCGAGATCCGTACCGACGGCGCCCCTGCCCCCGCCTGGATGTTCTCCCAGGGCGTCCGCAAGGGCCCGATCCTGCAGGTGTCCGGCCAGGGCCCGCAGGACCCGGCGACGGCCGAGTACCTCTACCCGGGCGACGTGAAGGCGCAGACCCGGCGGACCCTGGAGAACGTCAAGGCCATCGTCGAGGCCGGCGGCGCGACCGTCGAGGACGTGGTGATGTTCCGCGTCTACCTCACCAAGCGTTCGGACTTCGCGCTCATGAACGAGGTCTACGCCGAGTTCATCGACGAGAACGTCAAGCCGGGCGGTGTGAAGCCCTGCCGGACGACGATCTTCTGCGAGCTGCCGCAGGAGCCGATGCTGGTGGAGATCGACGCCCAGGCCGTGATCGGCTGA
- a CDS encoding IclR family transcriptional regulator, protein MSQTVTRALRLLAELGEGERSLDQLAELLGVHKTTALRLLQSLEEERFVYRDAAYRYHLGAGLFALSSLALEQRGVRRAAAPHLAALNSATGQTVHLAAYEGGEVVYIDKYDSRHPVRMYSRIGLRAALHCAAVAKVLLADLPVAERRRVVAGIDFTPYTANTLTTPEALLAELDTVAARGWAQDHAEHESFINCVAAPVRDATGRVVAAASISVPDVVLPYERVLELLPQLLATARAVSADCGLPPGAA, encoded by the coding sequence ATGAGCCAGACCGTCACCCGTGCCCTGCGCCTGCTCGCCGAGCTCGGCGAGGGTGAGCGCTCCCTCGACCAGCTGGCCGAGCTGCTCGGCGTGCACAAGACCACCGCGCTGCGCCTGCTGCAGAGTCTGGAGGAGGAGCGCTTCGTCTACCGCGACGCGGCGTACCGCTACCACCTCGGCGCCGGCCTGTTCGCGCTGTCCAGTCTGGCGCTGGAGCAGCGCGGGGTGCGCCGGGCGGCGGCGCCGCACCTGGCGGCGCTGAACTCGGCGACCGGCCAGACGGTCCATCTGGCCGCGTACGAGGGCGGCGAGGTGGTCTACATCGACAAGTACGACTCCCGGCACCCGGTGCGGATGTACTCGCGGATCGGCCTGCGGGCTGCACTGCACTGCGCGGCGGTGGCCAAGGTGCTGCTCGCCGACCTGCCGGTGGCCGAGCGGCGCCGGGTGGTGGCGGGCATCGACTTCACGCCGTACACCGCCAACACGCTGACCACCCCCGAGGCGCTGCTGGCCGAGCTGGACACCGTCGCGGCCCGCGGCTGGGCACAGGACCACGCCGAGCACGAGTCCTTCATCAACTGTGTGGCGGCGCCGGTCCGGGACGCCACCGGCCGGGTGGTGGCGGCCGCCTCGATCTCGGTGCCCGACGTGGTGCTGCCGTACGAGCGGGTGCTGGAGCTGCTGCCCCAGCTGCTGGCCACGGCCCGGGCGGTCTCCGCCGACTGCGGCCTGCCGCCGGGCGCCGCCTGA